One region of Corvus moneduloides isolate bCorMon1 chromosome 1, bCorMon1.pri, whole genome shotgun sequence genomic DNA includes:
- the YTHDF3 gene encoding YTH domain-containing family protein 3, producing MSATSVDQRPKGQGNKVSVQNGSIHQKDAVNDDDFEPYLSSQTNQSNSYPPMSDPYMPSYYAPSIGFPYSLGEAAWSTAGDPPMPYLTTYGQMSNGEHHYIPDGVFSQPGALGNTPPFLGQHGFNFFPGNADFSTWGTSGSQGQSTQSSAYSSSYGYPPSSLGRAIADGQAGFGSDTLSKVPGISSIEQGMTGLKIGGDMTAAVTKTVGSALSSTGMTSIAANSVPPVSSSAPKPTSWAAIARKPAKPQPKLKPKGNVGIGGPAVPPPPIKHNMNIGTWDDKGSVVKAPPAQPVLPPQTIIQQPQPLIQPPPLVQSQLPQQQPQPQQPQQQQGPQQQAQPHQLQQQQLQNRWVAPRNRGVGFSQNNGAGSENFGLGVVSVSSSPSGVEVHPVLEKLKAINNYNPKDFDWNLKNGRVFIIKSYSEDDIHRSIKYSIWCSTEHGNKRLDAAYRSLNGKGPLYLLFSVNGSGHFCGVAEMKSVVDYNAYAGVWSQDKWKGKFDVKWIFVKDVPNNQLRHIRLENNDNKPVTNSRDTQEVPLEKAKQVLKIIATFKHTTSIFDDFAHYEKRQEEEEAMRRERNRNKQ from the exons tttcagtACAAAACGGTTCGATTCATCAAAAGGATGCAGTAAATGATGATGATTTTGAGCCATATCTAAGTAGTCAGACAAATCAG agTAACAGCTATCCACCAATGTCAGACCCATATATGCCTAGCTATTATGCTCCATCCATTGGATTTCCATACTCTTTAGGTGAAGCAGCATGGTCAACTGCAGGTGACCCTCCAATGCCATATTTGACAACTTATGGACAGATGAGCAATGGTGAACACCATTACATACCTGATGGTGTATTTAGTCAACCTGGGGCATTAGGAAACACCCCTCCGTTTCTCGGGCAgcatggatttaatttttttcctgggaatgcaGACTTCTCTACATGGGGGACAAGTGGATCTCAGGGACAATCAACGCAAAGCTCTGCTTACAGCAGCAGCTATGGCTATCCACCTAGTTCTCTTGGGAGAGCCATAGCAGatggacaggctggatttggCAGTGATACTCTGAGCAAGGTGCCTGGGATTAGCAGCATTGAGCAAGGCATGACTGGACTGAAAATTGGTGGAGATATGACGGCTGCTGTAACAAAAACTGTAGGTTCAGCTCTGAGCAGTACAGGTATGACAAGCATAGCAGCTAACAGCGTGCCCCCAGTTAGCAGTTCAGCACCTAAACCAACCTCATGGGCTGCAATTGCAAGGAAACCTGCTAAACCTCAGCCAAAACTCAAGCCTAAAGGTAATGTGGGCATTGGGGGCCCTGCTGTACCGCCGCCACCTATAAAACACAACATGAATATTGGAACTTGGGATGACAAAGGGTCAGTGGTAAAAGCACCCCCAGCTCAACCAGTACTGCCTCCTCAGACTATAATCCAGCAGCCTCAGCCATTAATTCAACCACCACCACTGGTGCAAAGCCAACTGCCTCAACAGCAGCCTCAGCCACAGCAACCACAACAGCAACAAGGACCTCAGCAGCAGGCCCAGCCTCACCAGttgcagcagcaacagctgcaAAACCGCTGGGTAGCTCCTCGTAATAGGGGTGTGGGCTTCAGCCAGAACAATGGAGCTGGTAGTGAGAACTTTGGTTTAGGTGTTGTATCTGTCAGCTCCTCACCTTCTGGTGTGGAAGTGCACCCAGTGCTGGAGAAACTAAAGGCCATAAACAACTACAATCCCAAAGACTTCGATTGGAATCTGAAGAATGGACGTGTGTTTATAATCAAAAGTTATTCAGAGGACGATATTCATCGCTCCATTAAGTACTCTATCTGGTGTAGTACTGAGCATGGTAATAAGCGCTTGGATGCTGCTTACCGGTCCCTGAATGGAAAAGGCCCACTCTATTTACTCTTCAGTGTGAATGGCAGTGGACACTTTTGTGGAGTGGCTGAGATGAAGTCTGTTGTGGACTACAATGCATATGCTGGTGTCTGGTCTCAGGATAAGTGGAAGGGGAAGTTTGATGTCAAATGGATCTTTGTCAAAGACGTTCCCAATAACCAACTGCGACATATTCGCTTGGAAAACAATGACAACAAACCGGTTACCAATTCGAGGGACACTCAAGAGGTACCCCTAGAAAAAGCCAAGCAAGTGCTTAAAATAATTGCTACTTTCAAGCATACCACCTCAATCTTTGATGACTTTGCACATTATGAGAAGCGtcaagaggaggaggaagccaTGCGTAGG